Proteins encoded together in one Telopea speciosissima isolate NSW1024214 ecotype Mountain lineage chromosome 4, Tspe_v1, whole genome shotgun sequence window:
- the LOC122657517 gene encoding uncharacterized protein At5g64816-like, with product MVELWWGLLGAAIPAVIAGQGLRMKRRRDEEQRLKSARGREKSSDDIFVCERVCTSKRMLKKVGAFSKDPTPDTCVTVCGVSELDACTDACARTVCVNQHQVPDWNDICLRRCQNECLKLSSSSASSSSLSS from the coding sequence ATGGTGGAACTATGGTGGGGTTTATTAGGGGCTGCCATACCGGCTGTAATTGCAGGGCAAGGGCTGAGGATGAAGAGAAGGCGTGACGAGGAGCAGAGGTTGAAGAGTGCGAGAGGGAGGGAGAAGAGCTCCGACGACATTTTTGTATGTGAGAGGGTTTGCACATCAAAGAGAATGCTGAAGAAGGTTGGTGCTTTCTCCAAAGACCCAACTCCAGATACCTGTGTTACTGTATGCGGTGTGTCTGAGCTTGACGCCTGCACAGATGCTTGTGCCCGCACTGTCTGCGTTAATCAACACCAAGTGCCCGATTGGAACGATATTTGCCTTCGTAGATGCCAAAATGAATGCCTAAAGCTTTCCTCTTCttcggcttcttcttcttcattgtcgTCTTGA
- the LOC122659066 gene encoding nipped-B-like protein, translated as MKSKRLVGIGDNVGRVCGEESRVNQLRGDLMLGDVIWVKINGCSWWPGQVFDENNVSDTLKPQNRVVGEVLVRLYGSYEYLYVDSTKCRAEFENILKENNGSYSETFGKALEQELSCIKSAKKLKKGGSEPRGKPPRLEASKVEKLKQHRTRRTQEADGPIVVRTSPRRQHDIKMSLKRVKRGELVSRKAGEEASENNTTKQDPVQEKLKAKSPISAKSSPRRQQDNSRPGKRVKSGELVKKAGEESKKNGTSKQKLAQKKLKPNSPNSARSSPRRQHDNSRTKKRVKSGELVSRKAREEASKNDTPKQKLVQKKLKSNSQNSARGSPRRQPDNSRTRKRVRSGELLSQKAGEGASENGTPEPDLVQKKQRPNSPNSVLKKSGQSQDLSERRTRVMLNLGLIAPCGSPFHRNGIAMPSNLLATP; from the exons ATGAAAAGTAAACGCCTAGTGGGTATTGGAGATAATGTTGGCAGAGTTTGTGGAGAGGAATCGAGGGTTAATCAGTTGAGAGGTGATCTCATGTTAGGCGATGTGATTTGGGTCAAAATCAATGGTTGTAGCTGGTGGCCTGGACAG GTTTTTGATGAGAACAATGTGAGTGATACtcttaaaccccaaaatcgagTAGTGGGTGAAGTTCTCGTTCGACTTTATGGAAGCTATGAATA CTTGTATGTGGACTCTACAAAATGCAGAGCTGAGTTTGAGAAT ATTCTGAAAGAAAATAATGGTAGCTATAGTGAAACATTTGGGAAAGCCTTGGAGCAG GAACTTTCTTGCATCAAATCtgctaaaaaattgaaaaagggAGGTTCCGAGCCTAGAG GGAAACCTCCTAGACTTGAAGCTTCCAAAGTTGAAAAGTTAAAGCAACATCGAACAAGAAGAACTCAGGAAGCAGATGGCCCAATTGTT GTAAGGACTTCTCCAAGAAGACAACATGATATCAAGATGTCCCTGAAAAGAGTGAAGAGGGGAGAACTCGTCTCCAGAAAAGCAGGCGAGGAAGCTTCAGAAAATAACACCACAAAGCAAGATCCAGTTCAGGAGAAACTCAAAGCAAAAAGCCCAATCTCT GCAAAGAGTTCTCCAAGAAGACAACAAGATAATAGCAGACCTGGGAAACGAGTGAAGAGTGGAGAACTCGTCAAAAAAGCAGGGGAAGAATCTAAAAAAAATGGCACCTCAAAACAAAAACTAGCTCAGAAGAAACTCAAACCAAACAGCCCAAACTCT GCAAGGTCTTCTCCAAGGAGACAACATGATAACAGCAGAACCAAGAAAAGAGTGAAGAGTGGAGAACTCGTTTCCAGAAAAGCAAGGGAGGAAGCTTCAAAAAATGACACCCCAAAGCAAAAACTAGTTC agaagaaactcaaatcgaACAGCCAAAACTCT GCTAGAGGTTCCCCAAGAAGACAGCCAGATAACAGCAGAACTCGGAAAAGAGTTAGGAGTGGAGAACTGTTGTCTCAAAAAGCAGGGGAGGGAGCTTCAGAAAATGGCACCCCAGAGCCAGATCTAGTTCAGAAGAAGCAGAGACCAAATAGTCCAAACTCT GTATTGAAAAAATCAGGACAATCTCAGGATTTGAGTGAACGAAGAACGAGAGTAATGTTGAATCTTGGCCTCATTGCCCCTTGTGGATCTCCATTCCACAGAAATGGAATTGCGATGCCAAGTAACTTACTGGCTACTCCATGA
- the LOC122659065 gene encoding uncharacterized protein LOC122659065: MEETTLMKIPGNEITKLDKFDGSFFKRWKGKMYFFLTALKIAHVLNEEKPTASTNTTGETSSRETPVQKQQRQKWEQEDFMCKGYILNGLSNTLYDVYEYKFAYSTLRELWEDLDKKYKIEDAGNKKFLVSKLFDYRMVGDKFIISQTYELQDLMNQIISEGHSLDESFQVSTIISKLPLVWKDCRKELKQKKDAMTMQELIKYIKVEENSRKLDKPELKEKSPKAHVMENASSKGKKRNFDGKGFVSKKKKGSFTNPKAAC, from the coding sequence ATGGAGGAGACAACATTGATGAAGATACCTGGGAACGAGATCACCAAACTGGATAAGTTTGATGGTTCGTTCTTCAAgcgttggaaagggaagatgtatttcttcctcactgcTTTGAAGATTGCACATGTTCTTAATGAAGAGAAGCCAACAGCATCGACAAACACCACTGGAGAAACTTCAAGTAGAGAGACACCGGTACAGAAACAGCAACGCCAGAAGTGGGAACAAGAAGACTTcatgtgcaagggctacatTCTCAATGGGTTATCAAACACACTTTATGATGTGTATGAGTACAAGTTTGCATACAGCACGTTGAGAGAACTATGGGAGGATCTcgacaaaaagtacaaaattgaggatgctggcaacaagaagtttcttGTAAGTAAGTTATTTGATTACAGAATGGTAGGTGATAAGTTTATTATTTCACAAACTTATGAGTTGCAAGATCTCATGAATCAAATAATCTCTGAGGGTCATTCTCTTGATGAGTCTTTTCAAGTATCTACAATTATTTCTAAGTTACCTCTTGTTTGGAAAGACTGTCGGAAagagttgaaacaaaagaaagatgcaaTGACTATGCAAGAGCTGATAAAGTATATcaaagttgaagagaattctcgTAAATTGGATAAACCTGAATTGAaggaaaaatctccaaaggcTCATGTTATGGAAAatgcatcttctaagggcaaAAAGAGAAACTTTGATGGGAAAGGATTTGTttcgaaaaagaagaagggtagTTTTACTAACCCTAAAGCGGCTTGTTGA